The genome window GCGGGGCGCCGCGCGGCGGGGCCGGGGCGGGGGCTGCTGCGCGGGATGGCTCGCTGCGGGCTTGCCGGTTGAAGGTGACACTTGGGCGTCTGGCGTCGCGGCGCAGGATGTTCCCGCCGACATTCACGCGCCCTTCGCTTGCGCTTTATTCCCGCTCCGCAGCCCCCGCCCCGGCCCCGCCGCGCTCCTCGGGGAAGAATGTCGTCGCAGCCATTTGGGTGGAAGGGCGACGGCTTCGGCGGCTTTGAGCCGCCTCAGCGTCGCTGCGCGCGCTTCGCTACTTCACGCTTCGAGAAGTGCTCGATGCGTGGTCTCGTGTTGATCGAGGTGAATTCGTGACTGCGAGCAAGGGACTGACCTTCGACGAGAACGCGGCGCGTGGGATTGAGCGGATGTATGTGACCCCCGATGTGGTGGGGCAGCGTGCGCGGTTCTTGCAGATGGTGGCTGCGAAGCCGGGCGAGTACGTGCTCGACGTGGGAATGGGGCCGGGCTTTCTCACCTATGACCTCGCGCCGATCGTCGGAGAGCGCGGGCTGGTTGCCGGTGTCGACTCGAGCGCGGTGATGGTGGAGCTCGCGCGCAAGCGCTGTGAGGGGCGCGGGCCGTGCGAGTTCAAGCTCGCGGACGCGACGGAGCTGCCGTTCGGCGACGCGAACTTCGACGTCGTGGTGTCGACGCAGGTGTACGAGTACGTGGCCGACATGGCGAGCGCGCTCGCGGAGGTGCGCCGAGTTCTCAGGCCAAACGGGCGCGTGTTCGTTCTCGACACGGATTGGGACAGCGTGGTGTGGAACAGCGCGGACCCCGCACGCATGCGGCGCGTGATGGATGCGTGGGACGATCATCTGCACGACCCGCACCTGCCCGCGAAGCTGCCGGCGCTGCTCGCGCGCGCGGGCTTTGCGCTCACGC of Deltaproteobacteria bacterium contains these proteins:
- a CDS encoding methyltransferase domain-containing protein; its protein translation is MRALRYFTLREVLDAWSRVDRGEFVTASKGLTFDENAARGIERMYVTPDVVGQRARFLQMVAAKPGEYVLDVGMGPGFLTYDLAPIVGERGLVAGVDSSAVMVELARKRCEGRGPCEFKLADATELPFGDANFDVVVSTQVYEYVADMASALAEVRRVLRPNGRVFVLDTDWDSVVWNSADPARMRRVMDAWDDHLHDPHLPAKLPALLARAGFALTHVEVIPIVNAALHPHCYSNGILGAIAAFVPGHRGVSAEEAKAWAAELRELGARGEYFFSVNRYAFGAVRT